tcgtataCTTGTTTATCCCCTGGCAATGTCATACTTGAAGGTCTCCATTTTGCTTAAAGCTAGTTGCATCTTAATTTACATTATATGAATGAAAAATTTGTTATATGAACTAACAGTTGAAGTCGCCGCTGCCTTTACAGCTTCTAAAATAGACTGAATATAAGATATATTGTGAGCAATGAGATGACAAGAGGAGGTCCTTACTATCTCTGTAGCTTCCCAATCGAGTGTAGATATATGGATACCGAGACTACACTGGAAAAggattatgaaaaaaaaaaaaaaatagtaagcaCTCTAAAACAAATGAAGATCAATTTCAAAGAAAATTTATACAAAATTTATCGAAGTTCTAACTGGTTACGGCCAGGCTGGGCCACAACAATGCTGTGCATTATGCACAAAGAATGATTTATAGAACAGAAGTAACTTACGTTGAGCCGAGGAAAAAGGCAAGAGATAAATGGAAGCCAAATAGAAAAACGGAAACTATTGCTGTGAGCAGCATCGCCACCGATGTTGAGTACACCTGCAGAATATGATGTAGCTAAATCAACAAGGGAAAATTCTTCATTGCAGCACCATGAGTTGGGccagagaaaaaaaaataacatagcTCCAACAGTATGATGATACTGGACTTGCTAGGGTATGTTCTTTTCTAGCGCATTACATAGATGGATGCAAAAGTAAGAATTTAATTGGCGACTGTTTTGTTTTTCTTAGAAAAAGAATTTAATTGCCTACTGTTTTGTTTTGCTTATAAATATACTTATTCCAAGTCTCACCTTTACAATGTTGTCGGCATATTTCATAACCATGGATACAGCAATGCCActgaaaacaacaaaaataaggaAAGTATTGCATTATGAAAGCTCAAGTGTTAACATATATGCTCATTAGAGgggaaaaaaatcaaaatatactCATGACACAAGTCAAATTTTGTATAGATTCTGCATCAAAATAAGTTTTAAACATTAAAGCATGTGAACATAAAGGTAATAGACCAGTACTGAAATGCCTGGAGGTGCAAATAGAATAAGAAAACTACTGCTAAATCAATCAAGCTAGAATTGACATGTAACAAACCTCATTGCATGATTGAGAATCATCAGTACTGTAATAAATGAATATCCATGGAAGAAACCCCTAAAATACAGAGACAAAAACTTATTAATTGGTGAGCTACCAGACAATTGGAACTTGTTACAAAAAGCAGGATCAGAAAACAGAAAGAAACGTCCACTCACTTGTTCATCACAGCATCAAAATCTTGAACCAATATAGCAGCAGCATTGAATATCATCCCAAAAATATACAACCAAAAATTTTGCACATTTATATTCCTTGAAGGACGCTTTTTAATTATCGCCTGCAACATAAAACAAGGTTTCAGAAACAGTTATATTCCAGTACACTCAGATACGACTTGACTTAGTGGAGATTTGTATCCCTATTTATTAGTGTTTCTAAAAATCATTTGAATCCAATGTGAACCCAAACCTAGGTTAAAACAAAGAGCAGAGAACATAAGAAATACACGAAATTTACCTCAGTGTAAACACCAGCAAAACCACTTAAGAGTGCCATGACCTGCAAAGTTGGTACAACTTGTGATCACAAATAAATAACCTGTAAAGTTTTCTAAAAGAGAAGAGAGCCTCAAAAGCTATTGAAAACTCACAATGGCCATCATCCAACCTTGTAAAGGAGTTTGAAGAACATGATCAGAACTGTCAAACAAACAAGAGATTAATATGTGTAGGAGAGTGTTCACTCATCTGTGCTAAGTGCTAACACAATGCTGCTGCTTTAAAATGTTGCCTGACAATTGAATTTAATCCTCAGGAAGGTTTTAGTGATAAAAGCTTATTAACCTAAGAGCACTCTCATTGGGTGCTCTACTCCATCCTTTAAAATACCTCATCAAAACACatctttttctattttacctctaaattttacattatatcatacatcagcttctctatatatttctctacatcatttaaatattatatctttaaacatattttattacttaaagtaaaataaaataattgaaaataaaaaagaaataataaatatatactaaatggagagagaaagcttataaagaaaaatattaatattaaaatattatataaaggatatgtaaatgttatgtaaatgtagagatggattaattggagtttgtgcatagctattataaatatatgtataaagggaGCTGATAGaagatgtttttatgagttttagctaaatattataaagaaagtatattataaaatatatcacaaaaacatacatttttataatttacctcaaaacttttacattataccatacacctgcttctttacattatttatatattatatttttaaaaatattttatttattttaagaaataaaataattaaacataatagtatcacactcatatatatatatacaaaagtttataaaaaaataataaaatatttatagcttgatgaatagtatttcactgCATATAAAGAAAtgctattcatttaggtaaaaatataactttacatcatcCAATGGAAGGTTACTTAACTATTTTTTCTCTGTATTATAAAGAATAACACATTTTAGTTCATCCAATATAAGTGCCCTAAGAGTGATGTGTATAAATGATAGTGATTCCCAACTACTGACTGATGCGTCCACAAACAACCAAAGAACTCTAAACAGACTATCAAGGCCAGCATGCTAAATTTGATACTCAAGGATCTGACAAGATGTAATTGAATGATGCTGGTAATGATTCTTACTTTGAGTTCAGTTGTGCTGTGGTGCATCCTGCACATAGCAGAATAAAAGCCGCCCACTGAATCTGACTTAACCTGCGATATATGGAGTAATCAGAACAGGAATCCTGTTAAGAATATTGCAAAGAATTATATATGATGAATCTCCGCTGTAGTTATACAAAGATAAATTGTTTAATTCATCTAGCTCCATCCACAGATACATCCAAAAGCAGCTCTCCTCATGCTTGTACAGATAAACATGTTTTTCTTTTCTGACAATATGTGCGAATATGTTTCCTAAATTCCTATTTAACTGTATTTGTTCACTAATGTCCCTCTTTGCCCCTGTAAATTCAGGCATGTCCCCATTCTTATATAACAATGGACGAAAGGGTCATTGGCAAGCCAAACAGAATAGAATTACGTACTTTTTCTTGAGTATAATTCTGTATAATACACCAGTACTTATTATATTCAGGTTCTTCAGAATCTGATAACCCGGAGCATCCACATAAGCAAAGATGTAATACTGCCACATAAGAAATAAGAGCAGATAGCATTACATTTCAAAAAGAAAGGACACCAAAACTACAATGAGAAGATAAAACTTAGTGAGACCAACCTGAAGTAAATTTTTTACAAGATAAAGTGCTGCAGGAATGGGGTAAACGATGACTTCTTCCACAGTTGTACTTAATCTATTACAACAGCAAAAGACTTATAAAAATCATGCTACATTTGATTCATCAATACCAAATTACCTATCAATGAAAACATAAACATCGTAGAAACTAAAAGCAATAAGCATAATTCCACAACAATCTAAGTGGAGTTGGTCATGCCACTTCTGAGAGAGTATATAATTGGATAAGGGTTTTTTTGGAGTGTTTAGAATTACTAGAACATATGACATAATTTTTGCATAAGAGATTCCTAATAGAAGTAAGAAAATCCGTATGGTAAGTTCTATTAATGTACTCTCAAATTAACAAAGTTGAGTCATGCAATTCCATCCACCATCAACTGAAAgacaacttaaaaaaaaatcaaagaataaataacgaaaaaaaaaaaactaatagcAAAGAACACCTGTTATCTTCTGTAACACCTTCATTATTCCAGATTCTTCCCAAAGCCACAAGCGAAAATGCGCATTTCAAACTCTCTACCTGCATTCGAGAAAGAAAAAAAGTTTAATAAGTATGAATTTGATATGGACATCAAAATTAAAGCTAATTCCAGCTTAAATTTTACCAAGAAATTTGCAGTGGTAACACTGTACTCGTATCTTCCCGCTCTCTTTGACCATACAATCAAAATTGCTTGCGAACTCGTAAGAACGGTCAAAGCGAGTGTGACCATTGACCTAACAAAGATCACGAATTTAGAGTTACCACATATTCGTATTACAATAAACAAATGTCAAATACACACAAACATGTATATACATATAAGCTCGTACTTTCGCTTCCATTTGGTCCGATCGATTGGACCGCCTCCCAAGCTGACAGCTGTATCAATCACCGCTAAACCAAGGTCAGTAAACAATTCAGATGTTTCACATTGAGATTTCGACCGAACTGAAgtgaaaaaataattataaaaaaaagtaCCAGTTGAAAGAGGTTTTCCTCGCAAGCTCTCAACATCGTCAACGACTGAATCTTCATCTTTAtcctgcatttgaattttgatatatatatatatatatgaggttAAATCATGAcgaattgaagaaaaatgaagatgGAGAAAACGCAAAGCGAAATGCAGAGAGATGAGGAGCTTTGATATTGAGCAAAATGAAGGTTGGGAATTGAGATGAGAATACCTGGTCTTTGATTTTCCTGTACTCCATTTTTGAGGAACAGAGAACAGAGGAGAACAGATCTCTTTGCTTAATCGTTCAGAGCGCTTGGGGTTCTCTTTCTCAGATCTCTATAGTGTAAGAAACGACTGACACCACTGATGAATGAACAACGCCGTGCTCTTTGCATAACCCGAATCACTTCCAAACCCGATCCGCTCAAAACATTTTTccaataatatattaaaaacaaacaaacaaaaaaacaaatGACGGAATAACTTGAACATTGtcctttaatttatttttatttacaaattaattaaaaataggtATGGTCGTCTTTATATATTTATGTCGTTTACAGGTTCATGTCGTTTCTGTCTTTCTGATGGCTTATTCGTCGCTATTGTGTTTTCTGGAGTAATGTAGTTTCTTTCGTTTCAAAGTAGTTGTCGTTTCCTGacgcttaatttttttttttttaatcttacaTTTTATTGTTACTGTTAAAAAATAAATGTACATAAATACCTAATTGCTGATATATATCAAACTCAAAAATTGACAGCAAAACTATCCAAAAAGCTAAAATTGGTGTTTCTGTCAACTCTAACTGTCCCGTTAATTGTTGACTAGGACGGCACATGTCGCCCTTTTATTAGTCCatatcatattctaaattggtaattatcatataaaaaattaagtatttattatCTCTCAAAACTACAAATCATGTATTCTAGTGATTAAttatcaataataaaataatgatattGAGATCATGTATATAACGACTcagatttcctaataaggcttagggccttgattaggggtcaGGATagcaaattatgtgattatatgatatttatatatatatcattatctgagttatatcataatattactagatatgcatatttaggtgtattaaatatgcatgtgggctcatttttgtttaattgggcaattttcatattttggtcatttttggtatatgtggtatgtgtgtggtgctttattattatttgattatgcttgggttactcagcacaaggcgatcctaggaagcaagctagtgagaaagtcacaacgggattcatacttgacttggagtgagtcaatgggtattttggctatttagcacattatcgggatattaggtaatgggaataaatattttatgataaattgggagttagtgagatcagtagaaattctgggaattttaactattttaccccgggAGGCGTTTTCAGGACCTTGAGCATTAGGacttgcttgaggttacttaagcgtgaagtaacctgttagaattataaaaagaACATTCTAAACGTTTTCTCTTCCTCTCGTTCCATTTTCGACAcgcgatcacattttcgaaggaaacttgagttttaggactcggaagcaaggatcgaggcatagcgattctaggaaagattagaagcttattagcgggaggatttagttgggaaacgactcaatcggaggtaatctaagttttaagttctaagtttttaaagtttttaagctttgattggattttgtgttttgatgagttttttatttgattgagatttgagttttgttggttttggatcatggggatgtttaagaactttgtttttgggatttggagatgtttggaaaGGTTAATGGAGgatttaaaatgagaaaatgaaGGTTTTCTGGCTGTGTTCGAGGTCGAGTCGCAGCTTTATTCTTGGGCGCCGCtactcaagcttgaagaagcaggtgaatGGGGCTGCTGGGCTATTTGAGTTGCGGCTCCATTGGGGAAGGTTGCGGCTCTTATGCAATCAAAGAAGgatttttgggcctgacttgagtggAGTTGCAGCTCTAATGTttggggtcgcggctcaaaagGGGAAAAGTGGCCAAattgggtttttagtcatgggaacttaaacctaagggcttgggatcaatCTTACTACCctgtttggtaggattcgacgtcccggaggctaggacttggtccggaagtatttatctactcattttgatgaggttttatattatggttgtgactaggttatcgttagaggcttggaaacaggatcgtgcttatggctcgtttattggtaacctgtgcttggaccaaatgtaagaaaattgcacccagtatgtgatgcgtgtgatgcataagatacatgtgattagggcatggcatgaatgttgaatatgagattgatcagagcttaagtctctgtaaatgtgcatgatcataattatgctagtgaatgttgagtaagtaTGTTGAATgtcttatatttggatatttgacacaTGAGATATGCATGGGTGCATTgtttacttgtgagtggaactgactccatagtcagaaacgacaatggtgtcaatattgatcctgaagctgtgacttatcagttaagTTCAGCGTTGatatgagcactggtcgtatggtattgtcTTAAGAGTCAAGatcgacattaatgtgtttaacacaggccaaaatgattagatctaatcaacataagcattatcaacataagcatgaaatgctgaCCGACCACAAGTTCAATGAAATCAAAAGcgattgtctagtctaaaggctagttacttagagccaaagccagagccaaaaggctcaggtgattgtaatgtcacatggctagggtgtggaacccaagttcgcGACTCcctagtcacttatctgattgggttgcaagccccaacatgattacgagaatcattattgatattcacttatctgattgggctgcaagccccagcatgattaccagaatcattattgatattcacttaggattgacttgatagtcatccatacaggagggcagagcccacaatcatttatttggacttgcttgtatgcatgaatagggctattattgttagGCACGCTTATTGTGagttggtgacatgttattacttgttcatgagcatattaagttttcttgttgaacttcgtctcacgggtgctatgtggtgcaggtaaaagaaaaagaaagttggatcatccttgacttggagagcttaggcgacgatatgtacatatgcgactactTGACCGCCACGATCGAGGATTTAAataagaactagggttaaaccctattttgtcgcttaggtcggctagttgtaaatattttattgtaattaacctttaatatatatattttgggatccaatgtatacaataaatgttttagtgaaacgttgtatctttgaccaaaatttttaaccctaggtcgttaatcatacttagttacacgattacggccaaatggctcggttagcgagtttggcactgtttaaaatgcataacgtaacggtccctgggtagtagtgcgttacaaatggtatcagagccttgacccagccggaagtgtggccgacggggacgtcggacccctaagggtgggtgattgtgatagtcagaatcccgtgatccataggGGGAAAGACATGGTAAAAaattgtgcaatcccacatcgcttgggAAGGTCAAGTGggtgattctaagactgtgtaggtatgggactacacagttgaagagtgcttaaatggattgatgggtactacctatgccaacaagatgcatcttctttttggtagcccatcacttaagaactaccaagttaagcgtgcttaacttggagtagtctcatgatgggtgacctcctgggaagttttcctaggatgcgtgcgagtgaggacaaagcacgctggaaagactcgtgttggtttgcagggccagtcgtcattccaggaagcagccatagtgacgtggggcattacaaatggtatcaaagcgagccaaggttaagggttcctatagacaagttggacatgtacactcatcacCTGTGGGGAAGGCTtctgatatgctcatcatgtttaatggtcaagttattgactgtagattcaatcagagggtatgtacccaaggcagataatgagacttggtggtggttataccgaggtTGGGAATTACAACCAGGGTTTAAAtccttcacctgcccctcagaatttctagcaggtgtttacaaatgtgcaattaagattgcaaatgtaagaggaagagattaggtgctTGAAACAACAGCAGGtactgtcagggaacacctcttcctttactatgtcaggagtggcaccagtattaaGCGCCTAGGGTTgaaaacagatgggaatttctttgtggaagattccaggagtattacccctctagtctttgagggaggcctagatccattcagagctaagcaatggatgggcatgatctgGGGTTGGTAGgacacgatagggtgatctgtgctacatttgtattgcgggataATGCTCGGACATGTTGGGAAGTAATATCCCAAAGACGAGATAcagttgttgtaacgccctggttaccccagaacagttacggtgaacagtgaaccggaaatttgactcgctacccgagtcctttggttaaaaacgtgatctaggtactattaacaggttaaggtgaaaaaccaataaaaaggaaagggtacatttcattaagtaaataaactgctcatgagccttttaaaatgtttacaggtagttcataatacaaaagagtcgctatagtttcaaatttacaatccccgccggcctaagcggcaaaaatagggtaaacccctagtccctcggagaactccttgaccgtggcagtcaagtggccctgtatgtacattacatcgcccaagctctccactcaaggctggccaagcttttcctttcctttacctgcaccacatagcacccatgagccaaggcccagcaagaaaacataataaaacatgatataatatcaacaacgatcataataaccattcaggactatcagtcccacaaataggtgacaatagccaaaagtcacagtaatgagcattgctccctctagccatgtgacgataagatcaccagggcttaactgataggtgatttctttcataagcttgattaggacaggtgcatggtgattggtcaccaacataaccttcctcacgactctagagtcgaaactatggacaacgtcccttagccttgtgacaaacagtcaccggggtcatacaccttggctataatcatctggtcgtagaccaggcaagcgcttataagttcttcgaccttagggtcggtcccacattaatgccatagggccattcaatgcgtgatcatcgactttagagtcggtccctgactagtcagtgtctcaagcaggtaatcagcattcactagcatttaacatgcaatccatgtccacatacatcaaccaacatgcctcaaatatccaaccatgcatgtcatatacctgtacagggtgcaactgcattcatacactgttttcttaccacttATTCGAGTGAAAAtgttatatgaacgacccctgagaacgatcaacctttaaaatccttgacggtcacctggtcataaccaaattatagaatttatcaataaaaatgataaccgagggttcccaaaccaaaacccagcccccgagacctcaaacactacccaaccgggcACTAGATCCAACCCcaaggcctatggtttgaatcctcgagccaaaaacctcattttagcaaaattggccttaagggccgcggcccccctctgctgcgccgcggcgcgcctccaaacagagaggctccctgcctgccaaacgccaagggccacggcgctcccctgctgcgccgcggcgctcagcccagaatggctaagtcggtcacacgaaccagtttttctcCCTGTGTAATtttctctcaaaccagtccttcaaaccctcatagaacctcttcctaacacacaattaaacccccaaacaactcccttagctcactcacatcaaaccctaatcaaactaacattaaaaccccctttgattcacactttccacatcaaaactcaTGACTGaaaaactaaaacgaaaacagagcatagcttaagttcaatgatcaaaacttacctcaaaacctgttttgaacttcccacacaagcagaaccaagtctaccaactcagccttgaagttccttagcttgatatcccacctagaactcaaaactctcaaagaaggcaatggagaagatgaagctaggagaaggtacgggaagagaagaagcaaacccctgttttactctgtttattccacagctttctaagccacttaagtcatatatatccttccaaaaagaccaaaataccccttgtgtcatcttaagcctctaaagccaccccaagggcaaaattggtacttcccgcttaacctgttaattataattaacgcttcccaattcccgctaatctcaatatcctcaaacaccaatagttcatatcccgttaccctttaaagcccggtaacactctaatcattaaaacaccccgagactcaccctgagccccgagctcaaacctgttatgaccaaaccgataaatcatgtttaaagatcgtctcatgtcgaaatactcgaaccaatccacattataatgtggtctcacaatatatcattaacacacatacaaatatacaattataccctcaacgggccaaattaccaaaatacccctgtaaacaaacgtggactcacatgcatgcatctaacatcatatcataatataattctcacaaacatgcataaacacatttaatggcgtaattaaacagttatggccctcccggcctactaatccagccattaaccataatagggaatctggggcattacagttgtgaTGGACAAGAAAGAATTTAGgtagctgtttaatgaaagatattactgtgatgcagtcaagactgctaagataaatgagtttctgaacctggttcaggtAAATGCAACAATAACTGAGTATGTTAAtggattcgatgggttggccaagattgcttttgatatggtacccacggatgtagctcggaATGAGcaatttatccagggattgaatcccataatagctcagggcattagagttgccccagtgcatgaaatctcttcttacactcaggtggtagggaaggctcttgctgttgagagcacaggaaatgagattataaaggagAGTGTCGGAAAGCACAGAGCTCAAGTAGTGATACCTCTGTTTGTTGGATCGGGCGAGGCCAAGGATTGGAAACCCCACCCGACATGCACTCagtgtaagaggcatcatctgggagaatgccgagcaaaatcatgtttcttatgtggaatggttgggcacttcaagagagatttcccaaggcgaaggaaggatgagcagaagggggtggacagctcaactccagctcgagtgttcgctctgatgcagtcaaagactgagactgaggctggttcttCAATGGtggcaggttagctttctagttctgatttttgtattacgctgactggttttggtgccatgttgttcttggcttattgcatctagagaggcatagacttattatgcagattacatggttatgttgtgatgggttAGGTTAATGTGGAAAGTactcatcagttgatttgatagggttggttatgactgacttcgatatgatcctggatggattggttaaccaagtgtggggtAATATTGGATTGcaaggaaatgatagtaactTTTGGGTTTGAGAGTGAAAAACCCTTGTAGTAGTTGGCACTATGcatatgacatctgtatttagagctagaaaTCTATTGCAAGATGATGCATAGAActtttagctagtgtggtggataccacttaggtcatgtCAGTGAGACCAGGACAaactggattagtttgtgagttctgGATGTATCTCCAAAGGAATAGTCAGGATTACCTTTacataaagagatagaatggtgattaggttggtgTCAAGGACGGAATCAGGTCTAGGGTACCGTATTGAACGGCTTTAGcagagctgtaagaactaaaggttcggttattgagtaagatggtattctctaaggtgga
The genomic region above belongs to Humulus lupulus chromosome 1, drHumLupu1.1, whole genome shotgun sequence and contains:
- the LOC133787148 gene encoding CMP-sialic acid transporter 4-like isoform X2 gives rise to the protein MEYRKIKDQDKDEDSVVDDVESLRGKPLSTAVSLGGGPIDRTKWKRKSMVTLALTVLTSSQAILIVWSKRAGRYEYSVTTANFLVESLKCAFSLVALGRIWNNEGVTEDNRLSTTVEEVIVYPIPAALYLVKNLLQYYIFAYVDAPGYQILKNLNIISTGVLYRIILKKKLSQIQWAAFILLCAGCTTAQLNSNSDHVLQTPLQGWMMAIVMALLSGFAGVYTEAIIKKRPSRNINVQNFWLYIFGMIFNAAAILVQDFDAVMNKGFFHGYSFITVLMILNHAMSGIAVSMVMKYADNIVKVYSTSVAMLLTAIVSVFLFGFHLSLAFFLGSTVVSVSIYLHSIGKLQR
- the LOC133787148 gene encoding CMP-sialic acid transporter 2-like isoform X1: MEYRKIKDQDKDEDSVVDDVESLRGKPLSTAVIDTAVSLGGGPIDRTKWKRKSMVTLALTVLTSSQAILIVWSKRAGRYEYSVTTANFLVESLKCAFSLVALGRIWNNEGVTEDNRLSTTVEEVIVYPIPAALYLVKNLLQYYIFAYVDAPGYQILKNLNIISTGVLYRIILKKKLSQIQWAAFILLCAGCTTAQLNSNSDHVLQTPLQGWMMAIVMALLSGFAGVYTEAIIKKRPSRNINVQNFWLYIFGMIFNAAAILVQDFDAVMNKGFFHGYSFITVLMILNHAMSGIAVSMVMKYADNIVKVYSTSVAMLLTAIVSVFLFGFHLSLAFFLGSTVVSVSIYLHSIGKLQR